In Lutra lutra chromosome 13, mLutLut1.2, whole genome shotgun sequence, one genomic interval encodes:
- the LOC125083964 gene encoding tigger transposable element-derived protein 1-like: MPGKRSGDNEDPQKVKRPRGRPPGPKAGLSAAARAAVVEAAAAWAAAEATPGGAEAMGILLPGQTGIKRRRRVMPLEDKMKILEKLEEGVSNTDVGRLFGVNESTVRTIKKNEKAIRASMESVSPVCSKVLCIPRDVNIEKMETELTFWVEDQTIGGRPLTLKAICSQAKRIYKQLVETTGNGNPDKFHASKGWFEKFRNRYSLRNSRLMGEEEPLNAQSAPKYSKQLQRLIRARGYVPQQVFNAEEMSLFWKCMPSRTFREKDKNPESLEEAKDRISLIFCANAAGDKMIKPLLLYKDPNPTCLLEKDKNRLPVFWRSHPKVSLTTALFLDWFHNCFIHQARTYLIEKNLEFRVLLILDRGPNHPDSLFFAHPNVDIVFLPLEGTSYLQPLDQGIIEAFRRYYTKHMFDHFADCIEKNPCLTLKETWQQYSIADALVVIKEAMDDIKPAALNKAWWKLWDDVVNDYACFPRANEEVAKIIESAKRMDFKFFDIEESEINELLKFQALAITERESVSVNTEEDKSPEPEVKMNLRKLNAVLRQASDLIDAAIDMDPFLDRSLAFKKDFNKLLYTYKEVQKNLQNKAKELKEEKDTNKEVVWMKTMDTESESEGESESESESKSESESKSESESHKEEKVERKKEDKKAPEEDPGSSGNGTETLTISEESAKAINAELDFWNLTLELNLERVDVPELKEEENPEAFISK, translated from the coding sequence ATGCCCGGCAAGCGGAGTGGTGACAATGAGGACCCACAGAAGGTTAAACGGCCTCGCGGGCGGCCTCCCGGCCCCAAAGCCGGGCTGTCGGCTGCAGCGAGGGCGGCGGTGGTGGAGGCCGCCGCGGCTTGGGCAGCGGCCGAGGCCACCCCAGGCGGCGCGGAGGCCATGGGCATCCTGCTCCCGGGCCAGACCGGAATCAAGAGAAGGCGGAGGGTCATGCCTCTGGAAGACAAGATGAAAATTCTCGAGAAGCTGGAAGAAGGCGTGAGTAACACCGACGTGGGGCGCCTATTTGGCGTCAACGAGTCAACCGTGCGCACCATTAAGAAAAACGAGAAGGCCATCAGGGCCAGCATGGAGAGTGTTTCGCCCGTCTGCTCCAAGGTGCTGTGCATTCCCCGGGACGTCAACATCGAGAAGATGGAAACCGAGTTAACCTTTTGGGTGGAGGACCAGACCATAGGGGGGCGGCCTCTGACGCTGAAGGCCATCTGCAGCCAGGCCAAACGCATTTACAAGCAGCTGGTGGAAACCACTGGCAACGGCAACCCGGATAAGTTTCATGCGAGCAAGGGATGGTTTGAGAAGTTTAGAAATCGCTACAGTCTGCGAAATTCGAGGTtgatgggagaggaagaaccgTTAAATGCCCAGTCAGCGCCCAAGTATTCCAAACAACTCCAGAGACTGATCAGGGCCAGGGGCTATGTGCCTCAACAGGTCTTCAACGCCGAGGAGATGAGCCTGTTTTGGAAGTGCATGCCCTCACGTACTTTtagggaaaaagacaaaaatcccgAAAGCTTGGAGGAAGCCAAGGACAggatttctctcattttttgtgCCAACGCTGCCGGTGACAAAATGATAAAACCCTTGCTGCTTTATAAAGACCCTAATCCCACTTGTCttttggaaaaagataaaaaccgCCTTCCTGTGTTCTGGCGATCACACCCCAAAGTATCACTAACCACTGCCCTCTTCTTGGATTGGTTTCATAATTGTTTTATCCATCAGGCCCGGACttacttaatagaaaaaaatcttgagtTCAGAGTGTTGCTGATTCTGGACAGAGGTCCCAATCACCCAGACTCATTATTCTTTGCTCATCCTAACGTTGATATTGTGTTCCTCCCTCTGGAAGGCACTAGCTATCTTCAGCCCTTGGATCAGGGTATAATTGAAGCATTCAGGAGGTATTACACCAAGCATATGTTTGACCACTTTGCTGACTGTATTGAAAAGAACCCTTGTCttactttaaaagaaacatgGCAACAGTACAGCATTGCTGATGCGTTGGTAGTGATAAAAGAGGCAATGGATGATATAAAACCAGCTGCTCTTAATAAAGCCTGGTGGAAACTTTGGGATGATGTTGTGAATGATTATGCATGTTTCCCTAGAGCTAACGAAGAGGTTGCGAAAATCATAGAGTCTGCAAAACGGATGGACTTTAAATTCTTTGACATTGAAGAGAGTGAAATTAATGAACTGCTCAAGTTTCAAGCTTTGGCCATAACTGAGAGAGAGTCTGTATCAGTAAATACGGAAGAAGACAAGTCCCCAGAACCAGAGGTTAAGATGAATCTAAGGAAACTGAATGCTGTCTTACGTCAGGCTTCAGACCTCATTGATGCTGCAATTGATATGGATCCATTCCTCGACCGAAGTTTGGCCTTTAAAAAAGACTTCAATAAATTGTTATATACCTATAAAGAGGTGCAAAAGAACCTTCAGAATAAAGCAAAGgagttgaaggaagaaaaagacacgAACAAAGAGGTAGTGTGGATGAAGACGATGGATACAGAATCAGAGTCTGAAGGGGAGTCTGAATCTGAATCCGAGTCGAAATCCGAATCTGAGTCAAAATCCGAATCTGAATCCCATAAAGAGGagaaggtagagagaaagaaagaggataaGAAGGCTCCAGAAGAAGATCCTGGATCCTCAGGCAATGGCACTGAGACTCTCACTATATCTGAAGAATCTGCCAAAGCCATAAATGCAGAATTGGACTTTTGGAATCTAACCTTGGAACTGAATCTGGAGAGAGTAGACGTGCCTGAactaaaggaagaagagaatccAGAGGcatttatttccaaatga